In Fibrobacter sp. UWB15, the following proteins share a genomic window:
- a CDS encoding FISUMP domain-containing protein: protein MRVFQNAKSLFVLACTGILICACGDSGNSSTTDDPELDEDPAKEIEVDSKVSGSTVIRDRIYNSSIGSYMNTVQFGIYIWLEDNSTEIGYSGNSMCYDDNPENCYTYGRLYSPGAPKCPSGFSVPSQDDWSGTMRYLGKYSELDSIFGFPRGGYCFDSFNGLVCSDKDDAGYYLAGDSVVAVVKGRSVSFKPAGLGDFYQLRCLKYSYIVPTVDDLPTCDTISQRTLRTFYVMSKKSDYRCIGTRWVDDFTNNCSHVEDGTYGVYHDSMYICKYNEWNLADISDSKDKCTSSNEHTTYLFNGVYYACEDGAWRELTSTEKKLGYCKPDLYGTIDSTLYMKEDAYFGYDSLYNYYTCDSLGWRESVLSDFAGECDSSKMYDEFKFKKKSYVCRGDSWDAFSSLEQDVGICSPKKQGVIDSSDGYGYICDSTTWRYATKDDYLGGECTSKRSGEIRAYGSDKYICRDSVWNKLSALEAELGLCDTKKMGILDTTESETIYYCDSTGWRSAKIGDIGGECNASNKYKMVELNGYTYYCYDSSWHSTTSLEDKIGVCWDKNKNKIDSVTVKGKHYYCDADGWRELDSYEVKFGICTAALEGASKTFDGAAYTCTSGKWTYVKAAEYLGKCDSLVWGKTKTYDEKEYVCKFTSWVTLTDFDKEYGVCSGKTLGTTVIADGINYICTSSDWSKTSNPVASLGDCTYKDSTVYKTDANGIYYACHNYTWTKVTSIVTVFGSCNYKNREKQVVFNGAEYVCDSVALGAGWHKLSAIDSLRGYCSNKKLGDTITYKNDRYLCKSTFEGNRWTVVGYREFMGECTVAREGHKMFNGINYSVCSDERWEGVTETYKDPRDNNTYRIQKINGVTWMLDNLNYVTADSSDCVNGTSSCGTAGRLYGFSAAKIACPTGWSLPDTAAWGAMIDYVYALDTAYKRKVGGSIFWNPTEDIYGFAMLPTGYEYFFLQNGQDPVTKHDGNTGIDDAAVYWRADGSYEAWGKVSFKTGGGTGQGKDARMTKTAVRCIKED, encoded by the coding sequence ATGAGAGTTTTTCAAAATGCTAAGAGTCTTTTTGTACTTGCTTGTACGGGCATTTTGATTTGTGCCTGTGGTGATTCCGGCAATTCCAGTACGACTGACGATCCTGAATTGGACGAAGACCCTGCAAAGGAAATTGAAGTTGACAGCAAGGTGTCTGGTTCTACGGTCATTAGGGACAGAATTTACAATTCCAGCATCGGTTCGTACATGAATACGGTCCAGTTCGGGATTTATATCTGGCTGGAAGATAATTCCACCGAAATCGGTTATTCGGGCAATTCCATGTGTTACGATGACAATCCCGAAAATTGCTATACCTATGGCCGCCTGTACAGTCCTGGCGCACCCAAGTGCCCCAGCGGTTTTTCTGTTCCGAGCCAAGATGACTGGTCGGGAACCATGCGCTACCTTGGCAAATATAGCGAATTGGATTCCATTTTCGGATTTCCGAGGGGTGGCTATTGTTTTGATAGTTTCAATGGCCTTGTCTGTTCAGATAAGGATGATGCTGGTTATTATTTGGCGGGCGACAGTGTGGTGGCCGTTGTTAAAGGCCGTTCCGTTTCGTTTAAGCCGGCGGGCTTGGGTGATTTTTACCAGCTCCGTTGCCTGAAGTATTCCTATATCGTTCCGACGGTGGACGACCTTCCGACTTGTGATACCATTAGTCAAAGAACGTTGAGGACTTTCTATGTCATGAGCAAGAAGTCGGACTACCGCTGCATCGGTACGCGCTGGGTGGATGACTTTACGAACAATTGCAGCCATGTAGAAGATGGCACGTACGGTGTCTACCACGATTCCATGTACATATGTAAGTATAACGAATGGAATCTTGCCGATATTTCGGATTCCAAGGACAAGTGTACAAGTAGTAACGAACATACCACTTACTTGTTCAATGGCGTTTACTATGCTTGCGAAGACGGCGCTTGGCGTGAACTGACGTCGACCGAGAAAAAGTTGGGCTATTGCAAACCCGACCTTTATGGCACTATCGATTCGACCCTTTATATGAAGGAAGATGCATATTTTGGGTATGACTCGCTTTACAACTATTACACTTGCGATTCACTTGGCTGGCGTGAATCGGTTCTGAGCGATTTTGCCGGCGAGTGCGACAGCTCCAAGATGTATGACGAATTCAAGTTCAAGAAAAAATCCTATGTCTGCCGCGGCGATAGCTGGGATGCCTTCTCTAGCTTGGAACAGGATGTCGGTATTTGCTCGCCCAAGAAGCAGGGCGTGATCGATTCCTCTGACGGATACGGATACATTTGCGACAGCACCACCTGGCGCTATGCGACAAAGGATGATTACCTGGGCGGTGAATGTACGTCCAAGCGCAGTGGTGAAATCCGTGCGTATGGTTCGGACAAGTACATTTGCCGAGATTCTGTATGGAATAAGCTTTCGGCCCTCGAAGCGGAACTGGGACTCTGCGATACAAAGAAGATGGGGATCCTCGATACGACTGAATCGGAAACGATCTATTACTGCGATTCTACCGGTTGGCGTAGTGCAAAAATTGGCGATATTGGAGGCGAATGTAATGCGTCTAACAAGTACAAGATGGTGGAATTGAATGGTTACACCTACTACTGCTATGATTCTTCCTGGCATTCAACGACCAGTCTCGAAGACAAGATTGGAGTCTGCTGGGACAAAAACAAGAACAAAATTGACTCGGTGACGGTCAAGGGTAAGCATTACTACTGCGATGCAGATGGTTGGCGCGAACTGGATTCTTATGAAGTCAAGTTCGGCATTTGTACCGCGGCCTTGGAAGGGGCTTCCAAGACCTTTGATGGTGCCGCCTATACCTGTACAAGCGGAAAATGGACCTACGTGAAGGCTGCCGAATATCTTGGCAAATGCGATTCCCTTGTATGGGGCAAGACCAAGACTTACGACGAAAAGGAATACGTTTGCAAGTTCACGTCTTGGGTGACGCTTACGGACTTTGACAAGGAATATGGCGTGTGCAGTGGAAAGACTCTTGGTACGACGGTGATTGCTGATGGAATCAACTATATCTGTACGTCAAGTGACTGGTCGAAAACGTCTAATCCGGTTGCATCTCTCGGGGACTGCACCTATAAGGATTCAACCGTTTACAAGACCGATGCAAACGGAATCTACTATGCTTGCCATAACTACACATGGACAAAGGTCACTTCGATAGTGACTGTCTTTGGCAGTTGTAACTATAAAAATCGGGAAAAACAGGTCGTTTTCAATGGTGCTGAATATGTCTGCGATTCTGTTGCCCTCGGTGCGGGCTGGCATAAGCTGTCTGCAATCGATTCCCTTCGTGGTTACTGCAGCAACAAGAAGTTGGGCGATACGATTACATATAAGAATGATCGTTACCTCTGCAAGTCTACATTTGAAGGAAATCGTTGGACTGTGGTGGGGTATCGTGAATTCATGGGTGAATGTACTGTTGCCCGTGAAGGTCACAAGATGTTCAATGGCATTAATTACAGCGTCTGTTCCGATGAACGGTGGGAGGGCGTAACTGAAACCTATAAGGATCCGAGAGATAACAACACGTATAGGATTCAGAAGATTAATGGTGTGACATGGATGCTCGATAACTTGAATTACGTCACAGCGGATTCTTCGGATTGCGTTAATGGTACGTCGTCTTGCGGAACGGCTGGTCGCTTGTACGGATTCAGCGCAGCTAAGATCGCTTGTCCGACAGGCTGGTCGTTGCCCGATACCGCCGCTTGGGGTGCCATGATCGATTACGTGTATGCTCTGGATACCGCCTATAAGAGAAAAGTCGGTGGAAGCATTTTTTGGAATCCGACAGAAGATATTTACGGATTTGCCATGCTTCCGACTGGCTATGAATATTTCTTCTTGCAGAATGGTCAAGACCCAGTGACAAAGCATGACGGCAACACAGGTATAGATGACGCCGCCGTGTATTGGCGTGCGGATGGATCCTATGAAGCATGGGGAAAGGTGTCATTTAAGACTGGTGGGGGGACTGGACAAGGTAAAGATGCCAGGATGACCAAAACGGCAGTGCGTTGCATCAAGGAGGATTAG
- a CDS encoding CUB domain-containing protein has translation MKKGFHVFLFVLFAVLMSQSAWADIVSTNGAGVNVPCSGSLSVYVDDKVTYFYVYDDGGVSGNYSNNCRGYLSITAPNGKALKVETYNYMDIENNRDTLRILNSKYMHTDLTGYYLESMLETRSPGTFDPLYTTGTGMAIQFASDGSITNSGFVLKVSVVSLYSVNLSSSSMHIWDPYLINSVRVGYDDYSAFAAGAKVSLYDRPLGTGSFLTSLKVKDASGNLLPFKEAKMVGDGYGGDSLQFTMPSSNVTVSPTYTDLNNLSSVDMLCRTATLNIPSSISSFKIYDNGGSSENYTNNCDAYLTLKAPAGFKIKLIGTVNTENGSQVWDYLKIYNGSTLTDANLLGYKYSTTSGVDENIGTVTSSGNVMTLWFHSDNTNTYSGLNLTASLIPQTFSISKASYSNGSVTVVSSANVSSSVTITATPNTNYLLKSLTVTTASGTNIPLTKGSGNTWTFTMPGENVTIKPVFAKDTYTITYKTASGGSVSGATSAKVGNTVSVTATPSNSSYLLKDINVVSSENETVDVTSVKWYNNTSTFTMPYGNVTVTPVFTNDLSADGGLYIDMPKTGTVSASIPASVKSFKVYDDGGKSGSYSNNANGTLYLTVPDGYILLLTGNINTNNSSDYLQIYNGSSTSNADSLLGTKSGKSTCKFYSKARRMALKFVSDGSYNSSGLDLTVTLVKLNLDLANDGTTNFVNMVYQHKATLIVPANVSSFKIYDEGGKSGAYSYNNRDTLVLIAPQNHVLKLTGSVTTAFSGDTLEVYSGSTINSSNLLGKKRSTSSGTSLNIGKMVSLGRYMTLYFESDASGAYSGLDLNVEVVNDEYNITIFNAEGGVVTVAGGKTTAKIGSEVLLNVTNLSAGYLLSDIDIVDDEGDTVKITSGGNFANPSVKFIMPAGPVTVTPHFTKDWNVAGNLYINMPTSVNEAFSIPSGVQSFKVYDDGGKNGNYSNNYEHSLRLTPPSGYFLQLEGSISMYDFNDYLTVKDYADGRILLDKGRYVSGKLNAESMWLTFHSDASGSSSGLDLTVTVVPKKTVSVNTASGGMIQPSSNVATPGSTVTLTATMDSEFYFESVDIRDAENKKISYSLDYPWYSSNTSATITFTMPNSDVSVTPKFTNKPTAEKMLAINIPASGTQSITIPAAVKSFKIYDDGGKDGNYSNNNNGTLALTAPSGYIFELTGSIKTNITNQVENSSDCLEWQSGYDVAVCGSYNHWYTNTCDVEDNLNVYDGSSVSATPLMQGKYGCVNTTASWRCNVDYNFKLRCDAHDYVNSAWYSIGKIMSSNNKMTLNFKSGANGTAGGLDLTVVLRKINTNELDADDDGNQYVNMVLSKKATVNIPSGTTSFKIYDDGGKNGAYSNNNADTLVLKAPVGSIIELTGSINTNIKKTEEKWNCITWATGYDVAVCEHSSHWYANTCDEGDNLSVYDGSSTSASKLLNEKYGCSATSSSWSCRLGISWSSQNCGAHSNVSWLSVGTLRSTGNTMTLVFNSNSSGNSDGLDLTAKVIMLDYAIQIKNATNGSMMATKTSKLHAGDTVSLIAAPNSGYLLKDVVAKDLSGNTVKVSQYSFSVSELVMPAKDLVITPTFTNDLTAAGGLHLDMRKNKNFDASFTEGVKSFKVYDNGGKNGVYEANSNDTLTLAAPNGYRLKLTGSAIMENGYEYLYVYDGENTKAQSLLTITGSANSNNPTYTTNISAITSSGRHMTLRFKSDGTQHYAGLDLTVTLEKIDYSITLNQATGGTLSSDVEKATNGAKVSLNGTPVSGYRLSEATYVNASGLGVVALMHSFDQAVFTMPASNVNVYPTWTTNLTAEGGIHLDMPRNVNANVSIPSDIKSFNLYDNGGKSGKYENSSNDVLTLNAPRGHHLVVTGSIVLQKGSDSLYIYDGKNTSATKLFGGTSTTNGSTYAINTITSSGESLTFRFKSDGSTTYSGLNLKVSVELTTYGIAIADAANGRVSSDKTKAAKDSIVNLSWLYTTGYLIRDIDVRDASNNKISVNGGWYSGARANFTMPGSSVIVTPSFTKNLTAMGTDGLYINMPATGKINAEIPANVKSFKVYDDGGKDNDYSLNCSGTLVLTAPEGYVLELSGKLVTENPYSETKIYDYLSVYDGADKNANIVRNQITGTASVETVRSSGRNLTLFFYSDVSTVKDGLDLTVSLVRLTIDVAEVTGGIMTSDKNFASPGEIVSLTASAEDGYLFDGVSVEDEDGNAIALDKDIHWYSNVAEKVITFSMPANSVTVTPKFSAINDLYVKVPTSGTTDVCVPENVTSFKVYDDGGKDENYSHNIHGKLNITSANSANLGSIKVSGTVATRKGDKLSLSAHMVLVGKAFYTYEGSADGKPVDIGTYTNTAYLLVDFESGETDNAAGLDLTVEMEKPVSEGGSVAVVFDDAHLWTESEKIHKLAMVTDGDKGASLNILEDIDVDSVYFAREFTTGIYSTIVFPAEFKADSLTGVQKVLRFNGFKQKDDGTWVVRMKRFWTLDSIGRDIDVNANTPYLVVMDVPKMVVRGGVTLRKTVEPIAMAEDCNWKFIGTLSYQEWPEGNPLVYGFKDNQFVKAGANVSVKPLRAYLLKPEPKQASGRPSLNGFSHAYEYIAPIDNPDEIDIVEDDDEVGENTTVIGRFNTSTGEFRMLPSYDIKGRKLNGKPNVHKAYYGKKVIRK, from the coding sequence ATGAAAAAGGGTTTTCATGTGTTTTTGTTCGTTTTGTTCGCCGTATTGATGAGTCAGTCGGCGTGGGCTGATATTGTTTCGACGAATGGAGCTGGAGTCAATGTTCCTTGCTCGGGTAGCTTATCGGTTTACGTTGATGATAAAGTGACTTACTTCTATGTTTATGATGATGGTGGCGTAAGTGGAAATTATAGCAATAACTGTCGTGGTTATTTGTCTATTACAGCTCCTAACGGTAAAGCTCTTAAGGTCGAAACATACAATTATATGGATATTGAGAATAATCGCGATACACTGCGAATCCTCAATTCAAAATATATGCACACAGATTTGACTGGTTATTATCTTGAGAGTATGCTCGAAACGCGCTCCCCGGGTACTTTTGATCCGCTTTATACTACAGGAACGGGCATGGCTATTCAATTTGCTTCAGATGGAAGTATCACGAATAGCGGATTTGTTCTTAAAGTTTCTGTGGTTTCGCTTTATTCAGTAAATTTATCTTCGTCATCAATGCATATTTGGGATCCATATCTTATTAATAGCGTACGCGTTGGTTATGATGATTATAGTGCTTTTGCTGCAGGTGCAAAAGTTTCTCTCTATGATAGACCTTTAGGTACAGGTTCTTTCTTGACGTCACTCAAGGTGAAGGATGCTAGTGGAAATTTGTTGCCTTTTAAGGAGGCAAAGATGGTCGGTGACGGCTATGGTGGAGATTCTCTGCAGTTTACGATGCCTTCGAGCAATGTTACGGTTTCGCCGACTTATACTGATTTAAACAATCTTTCTTCTGTCGATATGTTGTGCAGAACGGCAACATTGAATATTCCAAGCAGCATAAGTTCTTTTAAAATTTATGACAATGGCGGATCGTCTGAAAATTATACGAATAATTGCGATGCATATTTAACTTTGAAGGCTCCGGCTGGTTTTAAAATAAAACTTATAGGAACAGTGAATACGGAAAATGGATCGCAAGTTTGGGATTATTTGAAAATCTATAATGGGTCCACTTTGACCGACGCGAATCTTTTAGGGTATAAGTACAGTACAACAAGTGGCGTAGATGAAAATATAGGGACTGTTACGAGTTCTGGAAATGTCATGACTCTTTGGTTTCATTCAGACAATACTAATACATATTCTGGTTTGAATCTTACTGCATCGCTTATTCCGCAAACCTTCTCCATTTCTAAGGCTTCTTATTCGAATGGTTCGGTAACGGTTGTTTCTTCTGCGAATGTGAGTTCCTCGGTAACGATTACGGCTACTCCAAATACAAACTATTTACTGAAAAGTCTTACTGTTACGACTGCATCTGGAACGAATATTCCATTAACAAAGGGTTCCGGCAATACATGGACGTTCACAATGCCGGGTGAAAACGTGACGATTAAGCCGGTATTTGCGAAGGATACTTATACCATTACTTATAAAACAGCTTCGGGTGGAAGTGTTTCGGGAGCGACTTCAGCAAAGGTGGGCAATACTGTTTCCGTGACAGCGACCCCTTCGAACAGTTCCTATCTTTTAAAGGATATTAACGTTGTTTCTTCTGAAAACGAGACTGTGGATGTAACAAGCGTAAAATGGTATAATAATACATCTACTTTTACCATGCCATATGGTAATGTGACTGTTACGCCTGTATTTACTAATGATTTGAGTGCCGATGGCGGCCTTTACATCGACATGCCCAAGACGGGAACTGTCTCTGCGAGCATCCCGGCTAGCGTCAAGTCGTTCAAGGTGTATGACGACGGAGGCAAGAGCGGTAGCTATAGCAACAATGCGAATGGAACACTTTATTTGACTGTTCCTGATGGTTATATTCTGCTTTTGACGGGAAATATCAATACTAATAACAGCTCCGATTATTTGCAGATATATAATGGTTCAAGTACTTCTAATGCAGATAGCTTGTTAGGGACAAAATCGGGTAAATCAACTTGCAAATTTTATAGTAAAGCTAGACGAATGGCCCTTAAGTTTGTTTCCGATGGCTCATATAATTCATCTGGTTTGGATTTGACAGTGACTCTTGTTAAACTTAATTTGGATTTGGCAAATGATGGAACCACAAATTTCGTGAATATGGTCTATCAGCACAAGGCAACACTCATTGTTCCTGCTAATGTTTCATCTTTCAAAATATATGATGAAGGTGGTAAATCTGGTGCATACAGCTATAATAATAGGGATACACTCGTTCTTATAGCTCCTCAAAACCATGTATTAAAATTGACGGGCAGCGTGACAACTGCTTTTTCTGGAGATACTTTAGAAGTCTATTCAGGCTCCACAATTAATTCTAGCAATCTTTTGGGCAAAAAACGCAGTACATCAAGCGGCACTTCTCTCAATATTGGAAAAATGGTTAGTCTTGGTCGGTATATGACGCTCTATTTTGAGTCTGATGCCTCTGGCGCATATTCTGGTCTTGATTTGAATGTGGAGGTTGTTAACGACGAGTATAACATTACGATTTTTAATGCAGAAGGTGGCGTGGTAACTGTAGCTGGTGGCAAAACCACTGCAAAGATCGGTTCTGAAGTTCTGTTGAATGTGACGAATTTATCGGCTGGATATCTGCTGAGTGACATTGATATTGTGGATGATGAAGGTGATACGGTAAAAATCACTAGTGGGGGTAATTTTGCAAATCCTTCCGTGAAATTTATTATGCCTGCAGGCCCAGTCACAGTCACACCTCATTTCACGAAGGACTGGAATGTTGCAGGAAATCTTTACATTAATATGCCGACAAGCGTAAATGAGGCTTTCTCGATTCCTTCTGGCGTACAATCGTTCAAGGTTTATGACGATGGAGGCAAGAATGGTAATTACAGCAATAACTATGAGCATTCCTTGCGTCTGACACCTCCAAGTGGCTATTTCCTGCAGTTGGAAGGTTCTATAAGCATGTATGATTTCAATGATTATTTGACGGTCAAGGATTATGCAGATGGAAGAATCCTTTTGGATAAAGGTCGATATGTAAGCGGAAAATTGAATGCAGAATCAATGTGGCTTACATTCCATTCTGATGCAAGCGGGAGTAGTTCTGGTTTGGATTTGACTGTAACTGTTGTTCCTAAAAAGACTGTTTCTGTGAATACCGCTTCGGGTGGAATGATTCAGCCTTCCTCGAATGTTGCTACTCCGGGTTCTACAGTTACCTTGACGGCAACAATGGATAGTGAATTTTATTTTGAGTCTGTTGACATACGAGATGCTGAAAATAAAAAGATTAGCTATAGCTTGGATTATCCATGGTATTCAAGCAATACGTCGGCGACAATAACTTTCACCATGCCGAATAGTGATGTCTCGGTGACTCCAAAATTTACCAATAAACCGACTGCTGAAAAAATGCTGGCTATTAACATTCCTGCATCTGGAACACAATCGATAACTATTCCTGCAGCGGTCAAGTCGTTCAAAATTTATGACGATGGCGGTAAAGATGGAAATTATAGCAATAATAATAATGGAACACTTGCTTTGACTGCTCCTTCGGGGTATATTTTTGAACTTACTGGATCTATAAAGACGAATATCACAAACCAGGTTGAAAATTCTTCGGACTGCCTTGAATGGCAGTCGGGTTATGATGTTGCTGTATGTGGTTCCTATAACCATTGGTATACAAATACATGTGATGTTGAGGATAACTTGAATGTATATGATGGTTCAAGTGTTTCTGCCACTCCGCTTATGCAGGGAAAATACGGATGTGTCAATACAACTGCATCGTGGCGCTGCAACGTAGATTATAACTTTAAATTGCGATGCGACGCACATGACTATGTTAATTCTGCATGGTATTCTATTGGAAAAATCATGAGCAGCAACAATAAAATGACTCTGAACTTTAAGTCGGGAGCTAACGGAACTGCAGGCGGCCTTGATTTGACCGTTGTGTTACGTAAAATCAACACAAATGAGTTGGATGCTGATGATGACGGTAATCAATATGTGAATATGGTTTTGTCGAAAAAGGCTACGGTCAATATACCGTCTGGAACAACATCATTCAAAATATATGATGATGGCGGTAAGAATGGTGCTTACAGCAATAATAATGCGGACACGCTTGTATTGAAAGCTCCTGTAGGAAGTATTATTGAACTGACTGGAAGCATAAATACAAATATCAAAAAAACAGAAGAAAAATGGAATTGCATTACTTGGGCAACGGGTTATGATGTTGCTGTATGTGAACACTCGAGTCATTGGTATGCCAATACATGTGATGAAGGGGATAACCTGAGTGTATATGATGGTTCATCGACTTCTGCATCGAAGCTTTTGAATGAAAAATACGGATGTAGCGCAACCAGCAGTAGCTGGTCCTGCAGATTGGGAATATCTTGGTCTAGTCAGAACTGTGGTGCTCATAGTAATGTTTCATGGCTTTCTGTTGGAACACTTCGTAGTACCGGTAATACAATGACGCTTGTGTTTAATTCAAATTCGAGCGGAAATTCTGATGGTCTTGATTTGACAGCGAAAGTCATCATGCTTGACTATGCCATTCAGATAAAGAACGCTACAAATGGAAGCATGATGGCTACAAAAACATCAAAACTTCATGCTGGCGATACAGTATCTTTAATTGCAGCGCCTAATAGCGGGTATTTGCTGAAAGATGTTGTTGCCAAAGATTTGTCTGGCAATACCGTTAAAGTCTCGCAGTATTCGTTTAGCGTTTCTGAATTAGTCATGCCGGCAAAGGATTTGGTTATAACTCCGACATTTACGAATGATCTTACCGCCGCAGGTGGCCTACACCTTGATATGCGGAAGAATAAGAATTTTGACGCAAGTTTTACTGAGGGTGTTAAATCTTTCAAGGTCTATGATAATGGCGGCAAGAATGGTGTTTATGAGGCTAATAGTAATGATACCTTGACTCTTGCGGCTCCTAATGGATATCGCTTGAAACTAACAGGCTCGGCGATTATGGAAAATGGCTACGAATACCTGTATGTCTATGATGGAGAAAATACCAAAGCGCAGAGTTTGCTTACAATAACCGGTTCTGCAAATAGCAATAATCCGACTTATACTACAAATATTAGCGCCATTACGAGCTCTGGCCGTCATATGACTTTGCGCTTTAAGTCGGATGGAACTCAACATTATGCAGGTTTGGATCTGACCGTTACGCTTGAAAAGATTGATTATTCTATTACGCTTAATCAGGCTACTGGTGGTACGCTCTCTAGCGATGTGGAAAAGGCTACGAATGGAGCGAAAGTTTCTCTAAATGGAACTCCGGTTTCGGGATATAGGTTGAGTGAAGCCACTTACGTCAATGCTAGTGGTCTTGGAGTTGTTGCTCTGATGCATTCTTTTGATCAAGCTGTATTCACAATGCCTGCAAGTAATGTAAATGTTTATCCTACATGGACAACTAATTTGACTGCTGAAGGCGGAATCCATCTCGATATGCCAAGGAATGTCAATGCGAATGTAAGTATTCCTTCCGATATTAAATCGTTTAATTTGTACGATAATGGTGGTAAGAGTGGTAAATATGAAAACTCTAGTAATGACGTTTTGACTCTTAACGCTCCTAGAGGACACCATCTTGTCGTGACGGGCTCCATTGTATTGCAAAAGGGGAGTGACTCTCTCTACATTTATGATGGAAAAAATACAAGTGCAACCAAATTGTTTGGTGGAACAAGTACGACAAATGGCTCGACATATGCTATCAACACTATAACAAGTTCTGGTGAAAGTCTGACATTCCGTTTCAAGTCGGATGGTTCGACAACTTATTCAGGCCTAAACTTGAAGGTGTCTGTTGAATTGACAACCTATGGTATAGCAATTGCTGATGCCGCAAATGGTCGTGTTTCGAGTGACAAAACCAAGGCTGCCAAGGATTCTATTGTCAATCTTTCCTGGCTCTATACGACAGGCTATTTAATCAGGGATATTGATGTTAGGGATGCCTCCAATAACAAAATTAGTGTCAATGGTGGCTGGTATTCGGGAGCCAGGGCTAACTTCACTATGCCGGGAAGCTCCGTAATCGTTACACCGAGCTTTACGAAAAACTTGACCGCAATGGGTACTGATGGCCTCTATATCAATATGCCAGCAACGGGAAAGATTAACGCCGAAATTCCAGCAAATGTGAAGTCGTTCAAGGTGTATGATGACGGTGGTAAGGACAATGATTACAGCCTTAATTGCAGCGGAACTCTCGTGCTGACAGCGCCCGAGGGCTATGTCCTTGAACTGAGTGGAAAATTGGTTACCGAGAATCCGTATTCTGAGACGAAAATTTATGATTATTTGAGCGTATATGATGGTGCCGATAAAAATGCCAATATTGTGCGTAATCAGATTACAGGAACAGCAAGTGTTGAAACGGTTCGGAGTTCGGGTCGTAATTTGACCTTGTTCTTCTATTCCGATGTAAGTACTGTAAAGGACGGTCTTGACTTGACAGTATCGCTTGTTCGTTTGACAATCGATGTTGCTGAGGTCACGGGCGGTATTATGACTAGCGATAAGAATTTTGCTTCTCCAGGAGAAATAGTCTCTTTAACAGCATCCGCTGAAGATGGCTATTTGTTCGATGGCGTCTCTGTCGAGGATGAAGATGGAAATGCAATTGCCTTGGACAAGGATATCCATTGGTATTCCAATGTTGCAGAAAAGGTAATCACGTTCTCGATGCCGGCAAATTCTGTGACTGTTACACCGAAGTTCTCTGCGATCAATGATCTCTATGTGAAGGTACCGACAAGTGGAACGACTGACGTCTGTGTGCCAGAAAACGTGACCTCGTTCAAGGTGTATGATGATGGCGGCAAGGATGAAAATTATAGTCACAATATTCACGGCAAGCTTAACATTACTAGCGCAAATAGTGCAAATTTGGGCTCGATAAAAGTGTCAGGAACCGTTGCGACTCGCAAAGGTGATAAACTTTCTCTTTCCGCCCATATGGTTCTTGTTGGAAAAGCTTTCTACACTTACGAAGGCTCTGCAGATGGCAAACCTGTAGATATTGGTACCTATACCAATACGGCATATCTGCTGGTTGATTTTGAGTCTGGAGAAACTGATAATGCGGCCGGTCTTGATTTGACAGTCGAGATGGAAAAGCCTGTTTCTGAAGGAGGCTCTGTTGCGGTTGTTTTCGATGACGCCCATCTTTGGACAGAGTCTGAAAAGATTCATAAGCTGGCTATGGTTACTGATGGAGACAAGGGTGCTTCTCTGAACATACTTGAAGATATTGATGTGGATTCGGTTTATTTCGCTCGTGAATTCACGACGGGAATTTACTCTACGATAGTTTTCCCGGCCGAATTTAAGGCTGATAGCCTAACGGGCGTTCAGAAGGTGCTTCGCTTTAACGGCTTCAAGCAGAAAGATGATGGAACTTGGGTTGTCCGTATGAAACGATTCTGGACATTGGATTCTATTGGTCGCGATATTGATGTCAATGCGAATACGCCTTACTTGGTTGTGATGGACGTTCCCAAAATGGTTGTCCGTGGTGGCGTGACACTGAGAAAGACTGTTGAACCCATCGCGATGGCCGAAGACTGTAACTGGAAATTCATTGGAACGCTTTCTTATCAGGAATGGCCCGAAGGAAATCCTCTTGTCTATGGATTTAAGGACAATCAGTTTGTGAAAGCTGGTGCGAATGTGAGCGTTAAACCTCTGCGAGCATACTTGTTGAAGCCTGAGCCGAAGCAGGCTAGCGGAAGGCCGAGCCTGAATGGCTTCTCACACGCATACGAGTACATTGCCCCGATAGATAATCCTGACGAAATCGATATCGTTGAAGACGATGACGAAGTCGGCGAGAATACCACCGTTATTGGACGCTTCAATACGAGTACAGGCGAATTCAGGATGTTGCCCAGCTATGACATCAAGGGCCGCAAGCTGAATGGCAAGCCCAATGTACACAAAGCTTATTATGGTAAAAAAGTTATAAGGAAATAG